The genomic interval TCATTCGCTAATTTGCTGACCATTGACTTGCCGCTTCTGGCACGAGCAAATTGAATTAACCAACGAAGAGCCAAAGAGGTGCCGCGATCGGAGCGAACTTCCATTGGAACTTGGTAGGTTGCCCCACCGACTCTTCTGGCTTTGACCTCAACGAGAGGGGTGGCATTGCGAACCGCTTTTTCAAACACTTCTAGAGGTTCAGTTCCGGTTCTCTCTTCAATGGTTTTGAAGGAGTCATAGACGATGCGAGCGGCGACCGATTTCTTGCCACTCTGCATAATCCGCCGTATCATCATGTTAACCAAACGGCTGTTGTAGACGGGATCGGACGGAACTGTACGCTTTTGAGTTACTCCACGACGAGACATAGGTCTTCCTTGATTAGCAAATTATCTCACGGCTGTTTGGGCTGACA from Desertifilum tharense IPPAS B-1220 carries:
- the rpsG gene encoding 30S ribosomal protein S7, with protein sequence MSRRGVTQKRTVPSDPVYNSRLVNMMIRRIMQSGKKSVAARIVYDSFKTIEERTGTEPLEVFEKAVRNATPLVEVKARRVGGATYQVPMEVRSDRGTSLALRWLIQFARARSGKSMVSKLANELMDAANESGNAIRKREETHRMAEANKAFAHYRY